Proteins encoded in a region of the Perognathus longimembris pacificus isolate PPM17 chromosome 11, ASM2315922v1, whole genome shotgun sequence genome:
- the Shisa4 gene encoding protein shisa-4, with translation MPPSGLRGAAPWAAIALLALGAPLALAGEDCLWYLDRNGSWHPGFDCEFFTFCCGTCYQRYCCRDLTLLITERQQKHCLAFSPKTIAGIASAVILFVAVVATTICCFLCSCCYLYRRRQQLQSPFEGQEIPMTGIPMQPVYPYPPDPKAGPAPPQPGFMYPPSGPAPQYPLYPTGPPIYNPAAPPPYMPPQPSYPGA, from the exons ATGCCGCCCTCGGGGCTCCGCGGGGCCGCGCCGTGGGCTGCGATCGCCCTCCTGGCGCTGGGGGCCCCCCTGG CCCTGGCCGGCGAGGACTGCCTGTGGTACCTGGACCGGAATGGCTCCTGGCATCCGGGCTTTGACTGCGAGTTCTTCACCTTCTGCTGCGGGACCTGCTACCAGCGGTACTGCTGCAGGGACCTGACCTTGCTCATCACCGAGCGGCAGCAGAAGCACTGCCTGGCCTTCAG TCCCAAGACCATAGCAGGCATCGCCTCCGCCGTGATCCTCTTTGTGGCTGTAGTTGCCACCACCATCTGctgcttcctgtgttcctgttGCTACCTGTACCGGCGGCGCCAGCAGCTCCAGAGCCCATTTGAAG GCCAGGAGATTCCAATGACGGGTATCCCCATGCAGCCTGTATACCCGTATCCCCCGGACCCCAAAGCTGGCCCTGCTCCACCACAGCCTGGCTTCATGTACCCACCTAGTGGTCCTGCTCCCCAGTACCCACTCTACCCCACTGGGCCCCCAATCTACAACCCTGCAG CTCCTCCCCCCTACATGCCACCTCAGCCCTCTTATCCCGGAGCCTGA